In Pseudomonas sp. p1(2021b), the genomic window CACGATCAGGCCGGCACGCATCGCACCGAACACGGCGATAGGGTATTGCAGGACGTTGGGCATCTGCACGGCGATGCGGTCGCCTGGAACGAGATCGGTGTGCTGCTGCAACCAGGCCGCGAATGCCGCGCAATGGCGGTCGAGGTCGGCATAGCTGAGGGTCACGCCCAGGTTGCTGAAAGCCGGGCGGTCGGCGAAGCGCTTGCAGGAGCGTTCGAAGACATCGACCACGGATTGGTAGGCATTGATATCGAGGGTGGAAGGCACGCCCGCCGGGCGCTTGTCGTTCCAGAAGTCGGCTTGCATTTATAGTTGTTCCTCTGCCCGAAGCTGTCCCTACCTCTTTGCCCACACAGGCAAAAGGGTGTTGAACCGACGTTAGCAGGTAAGACGCAGGTGGCATACAAGCCAAGTGCCGCCATTAACATTGTGAATCTTATTTGTTGTCTTCCTGCAATCGACGCCATTGCGCATACACTGTCTCGAAGCCGTGCGCAAAGGACCTTCCATGCCCCATGACGCCTTCTGGCTGCCTGCCAGCGAGCATTGCAGCCTCTATGTCCACCAGTGGCTGCCGACCACCCCGGTCAAGGCCGTGGTGCTGCTGGCCCATGGCATGGCCGAGCATGCCGGTCGCTACCAACGCCTGGGCCACGCCCTGGCGGATGCCGGTTTCGCGCTGCTCGCCCCGGACCTGCGGGGTCATGGCCGTACTGCCGAGCTGGGCTGCTTGGGCCTGTTCGCCCGCCATCATGGCTGGACCACCGTGGTCAACGACCTGGGCCTGCTTGCCCAGCACATCGGCCAACAATTTCCAGGTACGCCGCTGTTCCTGTTCGGCCATAGCATGGGCAGCTACATCGCCCAGGCGTACCTGATGCACCACAGCGCCAGCCTGCATGGCGCCGTGCTCAGTGGCTCGAACTTCCACCCCCCGCTGCTGTACCGCGCCGCCTCCCTGGTGGCCCGTGCCGAAACCTGGCGCCAGGGCCCGCAGGGCAAGAGCGCGCTGCTCGACTGGCTGTCGTTCGGCTCGTTCAACAAGGCCTTCAAGCCCAACCGCACTGCCTTCGACTGGCTCAGCCGCGATGCTGACGAAGTCGACCAGTACATCGCCGACCCGCTGTGCGGTTTTCGCTGCTGCAACCAGCTGTGGGTCGACCTGCTCCAGGGCCTGGCGCAGATCAGCCAGCCGAAGAACCTGGCGCAGATCGACCCGAACCTGCCGATCCTGGTGATCGGCGGCGAATGTGATCCGGTCAGTGCCGGCAAGCGTCTGAAAGGTCTGGCCGCGGCCCTGCGCGCGACCGGCAACCGGCACGTGCAACTGCGCCTGTACCCCGAGGCCCGGCACGAACTGCTCAACGAAACCAACCGCGACGAGGTCACCGCCGATATCCTCGGCTGGCTGGAGCAGGCCCTGGCCCTTGGCCGCCCTGCGCGCAGTGAATGATGTACACTTCCCCGTCCGCCCTCCTAAGGAAGCCCCGATGACCCAGGTCACCAACACGCCCTACGAAGCCCTCGAAGTCGGGCAGAAAGCCAGCTATGAAAAGTCCGTGCAGGAGCGCGACATCCAGCTGTTCGCCGCGATGTCCGGTGACCACAACCCGGTGCACCTGGACGCCGAGTTCGCGGCCAAGAGCATGTTCCGCGAGCGCATCGCCCATGGCATGTTCAGTGGCGCCTTGATAAGCGCCGCGGTGGCCTGCACCCTGCCGGGCCCCGGGACTATCTACCTGGGCCAGCAGATGAGTTTCCAGAAGCCGGTGAAGATCGGCGACACCCTGACCGTGCGCCTTGAGATTCTCGAGAAACTGCCCAAGTTCAAGGTGCGTATCGCCACCAACGTGTACAACCAGAACGACGAACTGGTCGTCGAAGGCGTGGCCGAGATCCTCGCACCGCGCAAACAGCAGACCGTCGAACTGGTCACCCCGCCGAATTTCGTCGCCAGCTGATACGCCGCCCCTGTGGGAGCGGGTTTACCCGCAAAGCATGCCACACGGTATTCGCGGGTAAACCCGCTCCCACGGGCCTTGCGCTTGCTCAGCGCTTTCTCACCCCAACTCCCGCAGACACCGCTCGATATGCCGCCGCTCCGGCCCTTGCCGGGTGAGCGCCAGTGCCTGGCGCCAGGCGACCCGGGCCTGCTCATCCTGCCCCAACTGCCGATGCAGTTCGGCCCGCGCGGCATGGGCCAGGTGATAGTCGAGCAACTCGCCCCGCCCCAGGATCGCCTCGATCGCCTGCAACCCCGCCCTCGCCCCATCCCGCTTGGCCAGCGCCACCGCCCGGTTCAGCTCGACCACCGGTGACGGCCAGTGGCGCTGTAGCACATCATAAAGCCCGACGATTTCCTCCCAGTCGGTCTGCTCGGCGCTGGGCGCCTCGGCATGCACTGCTGCGATAGCTGCCTGTACGCTGTAGGCGCCGAACTGACGGCTGCGCAACGCCTGCTGCACCAATTGGCAGCCTTCGTCGATCTGCGCACGGTCCCACAAGCTGCGGTCCTGGCGGTCGAGCAGCACCAACTCTCCCGTCGCATCGGTGCGGGCGCGCAAGCGCGACGCCTGCAGCAGCATCAATGCCAACAGCCCGAGCACCTCGGCATCGGGCAGCAGTTGGGCGATCAAGCGCCCCAGGCGGATCGCCTCGTCGCACAGTTCGCGCTGCACCAAGTCTTCGCCAGAGGACGCGGAGTACCCTTCGTTGAACACCAGGTACACCACCCGCAGCACGTTTTCCAGGCGTTCGGGCAGCTCACCCAGGGCTGGGACCTGGTAGGGAATGCGCGCATCGCGGATCTTGGCCTTGGCGCGGACGATGCGCTGGGCGATGGTCGCCGGGCTTTGCAGGAACGCCCGGGCGATCTGCTCGGTGGTCAGGTCGCATACTTCACGCAGGGTCAACGGTACCTGGGCATCGGCTGCAAGGGCCGGGTGGCAACAGGTGAAGATCAGGCGCAGGCGGTCGTCCACCAGCAGTTCCTCCTCGCTGGGGTCCTGTCCCTCCCCTTCCAGAAGCATGATCAGGTCAGCCTGGGAGCGGTCGAAGCGAGCCCGCCTGCGCAAGGCATCGATGGCCTTGAAACGGCCTGCGGAGACCAGCCAGGCCCGGGGGTTGTCCGGGATGCCGTCCCGCTGCCAACGTTCGACGGCGATGAAGAAGGCGTCATGCATCGCCTCCTCGGCCAGGTCGAAATCGCCGAGCAGGCGGATCAAGGTGGCCAGGATACGCCGGGAGTCGCGGCGGTAGACCGCCTCGACCTCCCCGCGCACCTGTTCGGCATCAACCATCAGTCCGGCATCCGCTGGGTCACGACCTCCACCAGGCGGTCCAGGCTTTCGCCCCATCCCTGGTAGAACCCCATTTCTTCGTGGGCGCGGCAGTCGGCAGCACTCCAGTGCAAGGCCCGGGCGGTGTAGCGGGTCTTGCCCTGCTCTTCGTCGAAGGTCATCACCGCGGTCATGAAAGCCTTGCCCGACGGCACCCAGCCCGGGGCGAACGCATCGGTGAATACCAGCCGCCGCGGTGCGATGATTTCCAGGAAGACACCCTGGTTGGGGTACTCGGCGCCATCGGGCGCCCGCATCAACGTGCGGAACAGGCCACCGACCCACAGTTGCATCTCGCATTCAGGGGTGGTCATGCCATGGGGCCCCCACCATTGGCTCAGCCACTGGGGTTCGGTCCAGGCGCGGAACACCTTGGCCGGCGGTGCATCGATCAGGCGGCTGATGGCCAGCTCATGCTGTGCCTGGGCCAGGCCTGGTTGTGCAAGGCTCATGATGCTCGTTCTCCATTGTCAAGGTTGCAGCTCGCGCACCGGCCGCACTTCGACGCTGCCGACCCGCGCCGCCGGGATCCCCTTGGCGATGTTCAGCGCCTCGTTGAGGTCGCGGGCATCGACCAGGTAGAAGCCGGCCAACTGTTCCTTGGTCTCGGCGAACGGGCCATCGGTCAGGCTCATGCGCCCGCCCCGCACGCGTACCGTGGTGGCGGTCTGCACAGGCTTGAGCGCCTCGGCCGCGAGCATTCGCCCGGACCCCTGCAGCGATTCGGCGTAGGCCATGCATTCGGCGTCTTCGGGGCTGTCGGGCAAGCTGTGCAGCAGCCCTTCGTCACAATAGACCAGGCACAGGTATTTCATGGTCGTCTCCAATGCGGGGGTCGCGGGCAATTGCCGATGAGCGGTATCAGGGCTTGAGGTTGAACAGCGCCTTCTGGGTCTGCATGTCGAAAGGCGCCGACCAGTGTTCATGGATGACCTGCCACTGCCCGCCCCTACGACGATAGCCCACGGTGGCGCGCATGAAGCCGCATTGGCTTTCGTCGTCGGCCGGGCCGCAGCGGTTGAGCCAATGGGCCAGGGCCAGGTCACCGTCGGCATGCACGGTCAACTGGGCGAGTTCGAAGACCATCGGCCCGGTGCACATGCCCATGCACATCTCCCAATGCGCCCGGTAGGCCGCTTTGCCCTTGAATTGCAGCTCCTGGATGGCATCGAACGCCAGGATATCGTCGGCATAGGGCGCGGTGATCGCATCGAGGTCGCGGTCACGCACGGCTTGCATCCAACCTTCGATCAATTGGCGGATTTCGGTTTCGGCTGCGGTGTTCATCGGTGTTTCCTCCGATCGCTCATGAGTGGGTGGCACCGGGTGAAGCCGGTGCCTTCATGACTGGTCGAACTGGAATCGGGGAAATCGACACCGCGCTGAAAATCTTTTTTGTGGCATCCGCGACGGCCCGTACGGCAGTCCGACTGGTCCACGCTATGAACCAGGCTTATGGCGCCGGGCTGGCCAGAATGAACTCACGGTAACCGGAGAGAATCACGTACCCCGCGAAGTAGCAGAAAATCGCCGCCGACAATAGGTACGACCAAGTCAGCAAACGATCCCCCAGCAGACGCCCGCCGTGGCTGGCGATGCCACACAGGGCCAGGCACCAGACCACCCCAGCGGCGAAGAAGCCTCCGAGGAACAACCCGGCCTCCAGCAGCCCACCGGCACCGGAACGGGAGATCAGCACCCCACCCACCGCAGCGAACCAGAGGATGGCACTGGGCGAGGACATGGCCAGGAACATCCCTCGCAGGAATTCGCGCCAGGCCGGCTCGATCACCACCTGCCCACGGGCCTCCAGGTGCCCGCCACGCCAGGCCGCCAAGGCCATCTTCAGCGCAAACCACACCAACAGTGCCGAGCCGCCCAGCCACAAGGTCCAGCGCACCGCCTCGAACTGCAACAGCACGGTCATGCCCGCCAACGCCGCGACGGCATAGATCAGGTCACCGACGCACGTTCCCAAGCCCAGCCAGAGGCCTTGCATGAAACCGCGGCGCATCGCCAGGGTGATCATGGCGATGTTGGCCACGCCGATGTCCAGGCACAAAGACAGGCTCAGAAGGAATCCATTCGAAAAAGGCATGGGGCACTCTGTATTCGCTACGGCTCGAGAAGAGGCGCATTGTGCCTGGCTTGCAGCGTGGATGTCAGGCCCGCGCAGCTTGCTCGAAGATCTCGTCGGCCCATTGGTTGAGGCTCTTGCCCGCTGCTCGGGCCGCAATACTGGCCGCCGCATGTACCTCCGGCCGGATACGTAGCATGACCTTGCCGGAGGCGGGTTTTTCCGGTGACACGCCCCGCTCGACACAATCGGCCAGGTAATCTTCCAACGCCGCCCGGAAAGCCGCGTGCAACTCGGCTACGGAACAGGCGTGCAAGCTGATGATGTCGCGCATACCGAGCACATGGCCGACGAAAATGTCATCGCGCTCATCGTATTCAATGCGGGCAGCGAGGCCATGGTCGGCGTACTGAAAATCGTATGAAGGATATTGCGGTATCGAGTGTTCATCGAAAAATGCTATCAAAATGAGATTGCACTTTTTCCTCGATACCTATTCAGGATTTTTCAGCAGACACAGCCGCACCGCCCCCACAGGGATTTCGCAAGTCTTGAAAGCGGCGCAATCTCGGTGGGAGATCACCCAGCCCTTTGGGCTGCGCTGTCGCGCAGAGAACAAGTGGCGTATGGCAAGGGCTTCGCCCTTGATCGCGGGACAAGCCCGCTCCTACAGGCCTTGTCAAATCAATGAGTTATGCGTTGTTCTATGAGAGCTGGCGATAGCCTGCGATGGGCTGCAAAGCAGCCCCAAGCCCTCAAACGCGGGAACCCAGACTCAAGGGCCGCTTTGCGGCCCATCGCAGGCTCCGCCAGCTCCCACGAAGCAAGCGGAGCCTGGACCGTATTTGCATGGATTAAACCAACCGAAGGCAATTCGAGCGCGACAGCGCAGCCCGAAGGGTTGGGCTATCTCCCTCAAGGTCGAAGGCGGCGCCGGCGTTTCAGCCCTGGCTGCAACCTTCGCCCATGGCGCGGTACTGGATGGTGTGCACTTGGCCCTGGTGGTCTTCATAGGTCATGGTGGCGGGCACCACTTCGCAGACGTTGGGGATGGTCGAAAGGCTGATCACCCGCTTGATGTCCAGGTTCGTGGAATAGTCGTACTGCTCGACAACAGGCTGGGTGGAGGCGGTCTTGACCTCGTCTGCCAGGGCGAACGAGGACATACCGACCAATGCAAGAATCAGTAAGGGTTTCATGGTGTATGGCCTTAAAAGCAATCAAGCTGATCGATTGACTTCATATGCCGGAAATGGCGCGGAGAAGTTGTCATCGACTTCGAGATGACACGAAGTACCGATCCCGCTGCGTACGGGGGATGTAGAAAATTCTACTCCCCGCCGGTAATAGTTGAACCCCAAACCCGGACAATCACCCTTGCGTGGCCTGCAACAATTCATGACAGGCCTGCACCAGGGAGGCTGCAGGTCAGCCATTGTGATGTCACAATCGGCACATGACGACGATGCCTGTGCTTGACTGCCGCCCCCTCATCCGCCTCGAACGCAAGTTGCTCGACCACTTCTACCGCCAGCACGGCTCGCGCATGCGCGCGGCTGGCGATGGCGAATCATGGGTGGCGCGGGCCGATGGCATCGTCGGCGGCCTGAACCTGAGCCCCGTGGCCGATGGCCGTTGGCTCACCGGTCTGTTCGTGGCGCCGCAATGGCGTGGTCGGCAGGTCGCCACGCACTTGATCGAGGCAGCATTGGCCGCCAACGCGGCCCCTACCTGGCTGTTCTGCCATCCGGACTTGGAAGCGTTCTACCAGCGCGTTGGCTTTACCCTCACCGATGACCTGCCTGACGCCCTGAACGCACGCCTGACGCGCTACCAGCGCAGCAAGCGCCTGGTGGCGATGGTACGAGGTCAGTCGTCGCGGGCATTCAGCCCGGGGAACAGCACCTCGGTGTAGCCGAACCGGCTGAAATCCTGGATGCGCGAAGGGTACAGGCGACCGATCAGGTGGTCGCACTCGTGCTGCACCACCCGGGCATGGAAACCGTCGGCGAAGCGGTTGATCGGGTTGCCCTGTGGGTCGATGCCTTCGTAGCGGATATGCCGAAAGCGTGGCACCACGCCGCGTAGGCCGGGCACCGACAAGCAGCCTTCCCAGCCGTCCTCGACCTCCATCCCCACGGGCGTGATCACCGGGTTGAGCAGAATCGTCTGCGGTACCGGCTCGGCATCGGGGTAGCGCGCGCTGCGCTCGAAGCCGAAGATCACCAACTGCAGGTCGATGCCGACCTGTGGCGCGGCCAGGCCCACGCCCCCTACATGGCGCATGGTCTCGAACATGTCGTCGATCAACTGTTGCAGTTCGGCGCTGCCGAGCAGCGCCTGCGGTACTGGCGGGGCGATGCGCAGCAGGCGCTCGTCGCCCATCTTCAGGATGTCACGGATCATCGCGGGTTCGGCTCGCTGGGCTGGGGCTCGACCGGGTGCTCATGGCCGAGCACGGTCAGGGTCTGCTGGGTGGCATGACCAGCGGCTTCCTTCTCGCCTGGGTTCTTGCCTTCGCTCGACATGTGCTCGATGACCGCATTCATTTCCGCGCCCAACAGCAGTACCGCGGCGGAGATGTAGAAATACAGCAGCAGCACGATGATCGCACCGATGCTGCCATACATCGCGTTGTAATCGGCGAAGGTCTTCACATAGTACCCGAACGCCAGCGAGGCGATGATCCATACGACGACCGCCAGCACCGAGCCTGGGGTGATGAAGCGAAACTCCTGCTTCACATCCGGCATCACGTAATAGATCAATGCCACCGCCACCATCATCAGGATGATGATCGACGGCCAGCGCAGGATGGTCCACACCGTGACGATCACTTCCTGCATGCCGACCTGGGCGGCGATCCATTCCATCACCTGCGGCCCGAGCACCATCAGTGCCGCAGCCGCCAAGAGCATGCCGGCGATGCCGACGGTATAGATGATCGACAGCGGCAGGCGCTTCCACACCGGGCGCCCTTCGGGCACGTCGTAGGCGGCGTTCATCGCGCTCATCATCAGGCGTACGCCGGCTGAGGCGGTCCATAGGGCAATGACGATACCCACCGACAGCAGCCCGCCCTTGGACTGCTGCAACTGGTCGATCACCGGGTTGACCTGCTCCAAGGCCTGGGGCGGCAGCACCAGCTCCGACTGCAAGCGCAGCCAGGAGAAGAAGTCCGGCAGGTGCAGGAAGCCGATCAGGGCGATGAGGAACAGCAGGAAGGGGAACAGCGAAAACAGCATCTGGTAGGCCAGCGCGGAAGCATAGGTGGACATCTCGTCATCGAGAAATTCGCGAACGGTGCGCACCAGCACGCGGTGCAGGGGCAAACCGCGCAGGTCGGGGAAAATCATAGCGTCTCCTTTCGCCGCAAGATCGTGTCAGGCAAGGCCAACTGGCAGGCGGTAGGCCCTTTCAATGATGCAAGTCTAATAGACCACGCCAGGTGCGGTGCTGCTCAATCCCGGACACACCGAAGAAATGGCTACGCAATGGGCTATGCCGGGCACGCACTATGGGAGCAAGCCGGGCTTGTTCGCCAGCAGCGCCCAACGCACAATACCAGGCCTTTCTAGCGTCAACCCGCAGGAACCTGCATGAAACTCGACAAACCCACCGCCATCGCCCGCCGCAACGAAGTGCTGGAACGGCCGGTGCTCAACCGCGACAACACCTTGTTCGCGATCCTCGACCGCAAGCGCAACCTGTGGTGGTTCGATGTGCCGACGGCGCTGCTGCGCAAGGGCCAGCCCGACTGGGTCAACCTGCTGCTGCACACCCCCGAGACCGACACCCTGCAGCACCTGAAGGTGCCGACCAACTTCCTGCGTGCCCATCAGGAACAGATGGAAGTCCGCCACCCCGGCAAGCGTCGCTCGACCATCAGCCTGGCCCTGAGCGCCGACCGCGATTCGCTGCTACGCGACACCCGCCCCGGTGGCGAGCAGCTGGACTTCACGCCCTTCCTGCAGGCCTGATCAGGCTCGCTCGATACGATCGTCAAGGATGACGATACGGCCCTGCTTGTACAGCGCGCCAATCGCTTTCTTGAAATTGCCCTTGCTGACGTTGAACAGCCGGCTGATCACCTCCGGGTCGCTCTTGTCGCAGACCTCGAGCATACCGCCGGCGGCCTCCAGGCGCGCCATGATCTGCTCGGGCAGGCTGTCGGCCAGCACCTTGCCCACTGGCTGCAGGCTCAGGGCGATCTTGCCGTCGTGGCGCACTTCCTTGATGTAGCCCTTCTCGTGCATGCCCGAACGCAGGAACTTGAACACCTCGTTCTTGTGGATCAGGCCCCAGTGGCGGTTGTTGATGATCGCCTTGAAGCCCATCGGCGTCTGCCCGGCCACCAACAGCTCGACCGGCTGGCCGGCCTGGTAGTCGGCCGGGGTGCGATCCAGGTAGCGGTCCAGGCGAGCGGTGGCGGTGATGCGGCGGGTGCGTTTGTCCAGGTAGGCGTGCACCACACAATAATCGCCGATCTTCAGCGGCCGCGACTCTTCCGAGTACGGCATCAGCAGGTCCTTGGACAGGCCCCAGTCGAGGAAGATGCCGGCGCCGTTGATGTCCTTCACCTTGAGGCTGGCGAACTCGCCGACCTGCAGCTTGGGTTTCTCGGTGGTGGCGATCAGCTGGTCCTCGCTGTCGAGGTAGATGAACACGTTCAGCCAGTCGTCCACCTCGGTGGCGGTGTCCTTGGGGATGTAGCGCCTGGGCAGCAGGATCTCGCCGTCAGCCCCACCGTCGAGGTACAGGCCGAAGTCGGTGTGTTTCACGATTTGCAAACTGTTGTAGCGCCCAAGCAAAGCCATTTACGAAGATCCTCAAGACAAGGCGGCTATTCTACACCTGAACAGCCCCGGCCGCCTGTCCGTCCATGCCCAGGAACTGCAGTGGCCAGGTTGCGTCTACTGCCAAGCAAGCCCCAGCAAGGATCGGCCCATGCTCCTGACCCTGCGCCACGCGTTCCTCGCCCTCTGCTTCGCCCTGGCCGTGGTGGCCTGCAGCCGCATCGACCTGGCCTATCGCAACCTCGACGTGCTGGTGCCCTGGTCGCTGGGCGACTACCTGAACATGAACCGCCAGCAGAAGGTCTGGCTCGACCAGCGGCTCAAGCAACACCTGGCCTGGCATTGCCAGACCCAGCTGCCCAGTTACCTGGAATGGCTCGACCAGATCCGCCGAATGGTGGCCAACGATCAGGTCACCGACCAGGCCCTGCGCCAGCGCACCGACGAAGCGCGTCAGGCCATTGCCCGGGTCGCCGAGGCGATCACGCCGTCGGCCACCGAATTGTTGCGTGGCATGAGCGACGACCAGGTCAAGGAGATGAGCCGGGCCTTCCGCGACGATATCCACAAGCGCCAGACGCAATACGACAAGACGCCATTGCCTAAGCAGGTCAGCGAACGCGCCCAACGCATGGAAGAGCGCCTGGAGCCCTGGTTCGGCGAGCTCAACGCGCCCCAGCGCCTGCGCGTGCTGACCTGGTCCCAGGCGCTGGGGGACCAGGACGGCCAGCGCATTGCCAATCGAGCGCACTGGCAGCAGCAACTGGTGCAGGTCCTGGCCCAGCGCGATGCGCCGACCTTCGAGCCGCGCCTGGCGCAACTGCTGCAGCGCAAGGAAAGCCTATGGTCCCCGGAATACCGCATCGCCTTCCAGCGCTCCGAACAGCAAGCCCGCAGCCTATTGGTAGACCTGATCAGGCAGAGCAACCCAGGTCAGCGCCAGCACTTGCTGGAGCGACTGACCAAGGTGCGCAGCGACTTCACCGAGCTCAAGTGCATGAAGGGCTGACGGCCATTTGGGAGCGGGATTGGGCCGGTATGGGCTAGCGCCCTTTGCGCCGATACGGGAACACATCGATTACCCGGCCATCGTTGATCGCCGCCTGCAGTCCCTTCCAATAATCGGCGTCATACAACTCCCCGTGCAGCCGGCTGAACAATCGCCGCTGGCCGATATCGGCGAACAGGAACGGCGGAAACTCCTCGGGGAATACGTCGTGAGGCCCGATCGAATACCAGGGCTCGCCGGACATTTCATCTTCCGGGTAGCGCGGCGGCGGGATGTGCCGGAAATTCACCTCGGTAAGGAAGCTGATCTCGTCATAGTCATAGAACACCACTCGCCCATGCCGAGTGACCCCGAAGTTCTTCAGCAGCATGTCGCCCGGGAAGATATTCGCCGCCGCCAGCTGCTTGATCGCCAGGCCGTAATCCTCCAAGGCCTCCAGCACCTGGGCCTCGCTGGCCTGTTCGAGGTAGAGGTTGAGCGGGGTCATGCGCCGTTCCGTCCAGCAGTGGCGAATACGCACGGTATCGCCTTCGAGCACCACGGTCGAAGGCGCCACCTCCAACAGTTCGGCCAGGCACTGGGGGTCGAACTTGGCCTTGGGGAAGCGAAAGTCGGCGAACTCCTGGGTATCGGCCATGCGTCCGACCCGGTCGACGCTTTTCACCAGGCGGTACTTGTCGATCACCGTGGCCCGGTCGACGGTCTTGGACGGCGAAAAACGGTCCTTGATGATCTTGAACACCGTATTGAACCCGGTCAGGGTGAACACGCTCATCACCATGCCCCGTACCCCCGGCGCCATGATGAAGCAGTCCTCGGTGGTCGCCAGGTGATTGATCAAGGCACGGTAGAACTCCGACTTGCCATGCTTGTAGAAGCCGATGGAGGTGTACAGCTCGGCGATATGCTTGCCGGGCAGGATGCGCTTGAGGAAACCGACGAATTCGGCGGGCACCGGCACGTCGACCATGAAATACGAACGGGTGAAGGAAAAGATGATCGAGACTTCGGCTTCGTCGGTGATCAGCGCATCCGCCTCGATGCCATGGCCCTCGCGGTGCAGCAACGGGATCACCAGCGGCCATTGCTCGTCGGGGGTATACAGCCGCCCGACCAGGTAGGCGCCCTTGTTGCGGTACAGCACCGGCGAAAACAGCTCCACGGCCAATGCCGGGTCCTTGCACACCCAGTCCGGCAGGCAGTCGCGCAGTTGCCCCTCCAAGCGCGCCACGTCACCCTCCAGGTCAGCGTAGGGCACGTCGAACGGATAGTCGGCAAACACGGCCCACAGCAGGGTGCGCAAGCTGCCGTCCGGCCTGTAGGTACGAGTCTGCGCCGCGCGTTCGTGGCCACGCATCGAGGGCCGGGTGGTGTGGATGAACATGCAGCCATCGCTGATCAGGTCATGACTGAACAGGCTGCAGAAGATCGAGTTGTACCAGGTCTCCGACAGTTCGTCGTCAAGCCGCGCGTCGATCAGCCGGATGTAGGCACTCTTGACCAGCGGCCATTGCTCCACGTCCAGCAGCACCGCCTCGGCGAAGCCTTGGCGCAGCCAACCGTTGACTTCATTGACCTTGGCCTCGTAGAGGTGGATCCGCCTCGCGGCCGCCCGCTGGGTCTCCTGCCACTGAGCCTGTTCGAAACGCTCACGGGCACCGAGTGTGATGTGCCGGAAATGCTCCCGGTAGTCGTCGAAGCCATCGAGGATCATCCGGGCGATCTCGGCCGCCGGCCAGGGCTGGGACATGCGAAGGACCTCTGTGCTGGGGTTCAACACGTCAGCTTAGTTTCATCTCCCGCTCTTGGTATCGCCCTTCGCGGGTAACAGGGGCAGCACACCGTCCCACCGGTGGGGCTTGTCCCGCGATAGGGCCAGCGCGGATTCACACCGCAAGAAAGGACAAGAACCGCTCTCCCCCGCTAGCGTACACTCGCGCCCTTGCCGATCGCTGGAGACCACCGTGAGCCCCACCGCCCTTGCCCGCCTGCTGACCCTTGCCGCCGTCTGGGGAGCGAGCTTCCTGTTCATGCGTATCATCGCCCCGGAGCTTGGCACGGTGCCGACCGCGTTCTTCCGGGTATCGATCGCCTGCCTGGGGCTGATGGCCATCCTGGCGGCGGCACGGGTGCGCTGGGACTTCCAAGGCAAGCTGGGTGCCTGCCTGGTGCTGGGGATGATCAACTCAGGGATCCCGGCCACCTTCTATTCGGTGGCGGCGCAGGTGCTGCCCGCGGGCTATTCGGCGATCTTCAATGCCACCACACCGTTGATGGGCGTGCTCATCGGCGTGCTGTTCTTCCGTGAGCCGATGACCCTGGCCAAGCTGTGCGGGATCTTCCTCGGCCTGTTCGGTGTCGGCATCCTCAGCGGCGCAGGCCCCGTGGCCCTGGACCTGGCCCTGCTGCAAGGTGCCCTGGCCTGCCTGGCGGCGACCACCTGCTATGGCTTCGCCGGTTTTCTCGCCCGGCGTTGGCTGAGCGACCTGGACAGCCGGCTTTCCGCCCTGGGCAGCATGCTGGGCGCCACCTTGCTGCTGACCCCGCTGTTCGCCTGGAGCGCC contains:
- a CDS encoding DMT family transporter, whose product is MSPTALARLLTLAAVWGASFLFMRIIAPELGTVPTAFFRVSIACLGLMAILAAARVRWDFQGKLGACLVLGMINSGIPATFYSVAAQVLPAGYSAIFNATTPLMGVLIGVLFFREPMTLAKLCGIFLGLFGVGILSGAGPVALDLALLQGALACLAATTCYGFAGFLARRWLSDLDSRLSALGSMLGATLLLTPLFAWSALTQPPASWGGWQVWSSLLGLGLLCTAFAYILYFRLLAEIGPVKASTVTFLIPVFGVLWGAWLLDEPLSMAHLYGGVLIGMALWLVLRPAR
- a CDS encoding DUF6279 family lipoprotein; protein product: MLLTLRHAFLALCFALAVVACSRIDLAYRNLDVLVPWSLGDYLNMNRQQKVWLDQRLKQHLAWHCQTQLPSYLEWLDQIRRMVANDQVTDQALRQRTDEARQAIARVAEAITPSATELLRGMSDDQVKEMSRAFRDDIHKRQTQYDKTPLPKQVSERAQRMEERLEPWFGELNAPQRLRVLTWSQALGDQDGQRIANRAHWQQQLVQVLAQRDAPTFEPRLAQLLQRKESLWSPEYRIAFQRSEQQARSLLVDLIRQSNPGQRQHLLERLTKVRSDFTELKCMKG
- a CDS encoding YihY/virulence factor BrkB family protein; this translates as MIFPDLRGLPLHRVLVRTVREFLDDEMSTYASALAYQMLFSLFPFLLFLIALIGFLHLPDFFSWLRLQSELVLPPQALEQVNPVIDQLQQSKGGLLSVGIVIALWTASAGVRLMMSAMNAAYDVPEGRPVWKRLPLSIIYTVGIAGMLLAAAALMVLGPQVMEWIAAQVGMQEVIVTVWTILRWPSIIILMMVAVALIYYVMPDVKQEFRFITPGSVLAVVVWIIASLAFGYYVKTFADYNAMYGSIGAIIVLLLYFYISAAVLLLGAEMNAVIEHMSSEGKNPGEKEAAGHATQQTLTVLGHEHPVEPQPSEPNPR
- the aceK gene encoding bifunctional isocitrate dehydrogenase kinase/phosphatase; protein product: MSQPWPAAEIARMILDGFDDYREHFRHITLGARERFEQAQWQETQRAAARRIHLYEAKVNEVNGWLRQGFAEAVLLDVEQWPLVKSAYIRLIDARLDDELSETWYNSIFCSLFSHDLISDGCMFIHTTRPSMRGHERAAQTRTYRPDGSLRTLLWAVFADYPFDVPYADLEGDVARLEGQLRDCLPDWVCKDPALAVELFSPVLYRNKGAYLVGRLYTPDEQWPLVIPLLHREGHGIEADALITDEAEVSIIFSFTRSYFMVDVPVPAEFVGFLKRILPGKHIAELYTSIGFYKHGKSEFYRALINHLATTEDCFIMAPGVRGMVMSVFTLTGFNTVFKIIKDRFSPSKTVDRATVIDKYRLVKSVDRVGRMADTQEFADFRFPKAKFDPQCLAELLEVAPSTVVLEGDTVRIRHCWTERRMTPLNLYLEQASEAQVLEALEDYGLAIKQLAAANIFPGDMLLKNFGVTRHGRVVFYDYDEISFLTEVNFRHIPPPRYPEDEMSGEPWYSIGPHDVFPEEFPPFLFADIGQRRLFSRLHGELYDADYWKGLQAAINDGRVIDVFPYRRKGR
- a CDS encoding S1 RNA-binding domain-containing protein, translating into MALLGRYNSLQIVKHTDFGLYLDGGADGEILLPRRYIPKDTATEVDDWLNVFIYLDSEDQLIATTEKPKLQVGEFASLKVKDINGAGIFLDWGLSKDLLMPYSEESRPLKIGDYCVVHAYLDKRTRRITATARLDRYLDRTPADYQAGQPVELLVAGQTPMGFKAIINNRHWGLIHKNEVFKFLRSGMHEKGYIKEVRHDGKIALSLQPVGKVLADSLPEQIMARLEAAGGMLEVCDKSDPEVISRLFNVSKGNFKKAIGALYKQGRIVILDDRIERA
- the def gene encoding peptide deformylase → MIRDILKMGDERLLRIAPPVPQALLGSAELQQLIDDMFETMRHVGGVGLAAPQVGIDLQLVIFGFERSARYPDAEPVPQTILLNPVITPVGMEVEDGWEGCLSVPGLRGVVPRFRHIRYEGIDPQGNPINRFADGFHARVVQHECDHLIGRLYPSRIQDFSRFGYTEVLFPGLNARDD